A genomic region of uncultured Roseibium sp. contains the following coding sequences:
- a CDS encoding sugar phosphate isomerase/epimerase family protein, with product MTVKIGCCTWIFGDAPLANIAQRLRRSGLDGVELFGDVDGLDPASARKVLDGEGLDVFSITPADADISHPDAGIRMAGIDYYDRLMDWAGELGEPLISCHGQVGRIKPVASQQEEDDLLIASVERICAMARARGLYVVFEILNRYETHQIRTVAEGLALLDAVSADNLKLLPDAYHMNIEEDDPAAALRHGAGRIGLYHAADSNRCGIGQGHTDFAAQLGALRDIGYGGPIILETNAPGPNPFTPAKGRDFREIVEAQLSASGTALRRLAA from the coding sequence ATGACCGTAAAGATCGGATGCTGTACCTGGATTTTCGGCGACGCTCCGCTTGCGAATATTGCGCAGCGCCTCAGGCGCAGCGGCCTGGATGGGGTGGAGCTGTTTGGCGATGTTGACGGCCTCGACCCCGCCAGTGCGCGCAAGGTTCTGGACGGCGAAGGCCTGGATGTCTTCTCGATCACACCGGCAGATGCGGATATCTCCCACCCCGACGCCGGTATCCGGATGGCCGGCATCGACTATTATGACCGGTTGATGGACTGGGCCGGTGAACTGGGAGAACCGCTGATTTCCTGCCATGGACAGGTCGGCCGCATCAAACCGGTAGCGAGCCAGCAGGAAGAAGACGATCTGCTGATCGCCTCCGTGGAACGGATTTGCGCAATGGCCCGGGCGCGAGGCCTCTACGTCGTATTCGAAATCCTGAACAGGTACGAGACCCATCAGATCCGCACGGTGGCGGAAGGGCTTGCGCTGCTGGACGCCGTCAGCGCGGACAATCTCAAGCTTCTGCCGGACGCCTATCACATGAACATCGAGGAAGACGATCCGGCGGCCGCGCTCAGGCATGGCGCCGGCCGGATCGGTCTCTACCACGCCGCCGACAGCAACCGGTGCGGCATCGGCCAGGGGCACACCGATTTCGCCGCCCAACTCGGCGCCTTGCGCGACATTGGCTACGGCGGGCCGATCATCCTGGAGACGAATGCGCCCGGACCAAACCCGTTCACGCCGGCAAAGGGCCGGGACTTCCGGGAGATTGTCGAAGCGCAGCTGTCGGCTTCCGGCACCGCGCTCAGGAGGCTGGCGGCATAG
- a CDS encoding ABC transporter permease, whose translation MSDAAPTDADERVKKESFFSKLMKKPELGAIAGVILVTLFFLATADEAMFSLSGIMNFMTPAAQLGILAIGAAMLMIGGEFDLSIGSMVAFAGLFFAACVVTWGLPLVLAIPLTFAFSACVGAINGTIVIRSGLPSFIVTLAFLFILRGLSLVGLKWATGGATQLRGVRDAVEGDWLAPFFSGDAFGGLFNWLATNGIVDTFKSGAPKVPGIPVEILWFILIALIATYILLRTPVGNWIFAAGGDKTAASNSGVPVNRVKISLFMLTACCAAMVAIITVMDAGSTDARRGFQKEFEAIIAAVIGGCLLTGGYGSAIGAFFGSIIFGMVVIGLTYTDFDQDWFQVFLGSMLLIAVLFNNAIRKRVTGER comes from the coding sequence ATGAGCGACGCCGCTCCGACAGATGCAGACGAACGGGTCAAGAAGGAATCGTTCTTCTCCAAACTCATGAAGAAGCCGGAACTCGGCGCGATTGCGGGCGTGATCCTTGTCACCCTGTTTTTCCTGGCAACCGCCGACGAGGCCATGTTCAGCCTGTCCGGCATCATGAACTTCATGACCCCTGCGGCCCAGCTCGGCATTCTGGCCATCGGTGCCGCCATGCTGATGATCGGCGGCGAGTTCGACCTGTCGATCGGCTCCATGGTCGCCTTTGCCGGCCTGTTCTTCGCCGCCTGCGTCGTCACCTGGGGGCTGCCCCTGGTGCTGGCCATTCCCCTCACCTTCGCCTTTTCCGCCTGTGTCGGCGCCATCAACGGCACCATCGTGATCCGCTCGGGCCTGCCCTCCTTCATCGTCACCCTCGCCTTCCTGTTCATCCTGCGCGGGCTGTCCCTCGTCGGCCTGAAGTGGGCCACCGGTGGCGCCACCCAGCTGCGCGGTGTCCGCGATGCGGTCGAGGGCGACTGGCTGGCCCCGTTCTTTTCCGGCGATGCCTTCGGCGGCCTCTTCAACTGGCTCGCCACCAACGGCATCGTCGACACCTTCAAGAGCGGCGCGCCCAAGGTTCCCGGCATTCCGGTCGAGATCCTCTGGTTCATCCTCATCGCGCTGATTGCGACCTACATTCTCCTGCGCACGCCCGTCGGCAACTGGATCTTCGCCGCCGGCGGCGACAAGACCGCCGCCTCCAATTCCGGTGTTCCGGTGAACCGGGTCAAGATCTCCCTGTTCATGCTGACCGCCTGCTGCGCCGCCATGGTGGCCATCATCACCGTCATGGACGCCGGCTCCACCGATGCCCGCCGCGGCTTCCAGAAGGAGTTCGAGGCCATCATCGCGGCCGTGATCGGCGGCTGTCTCCTGACCGGCGGCTACGGCTCGGCCATCGGCGCCTTCTTCGGCTCCATCATCTTCGGCATGGTCGTCATCGGACTGACCTACACCGATTTCGATCAGGACTGGTTCCAGGTCTTCCTCGGCTCCATGCTGCTCATCGCCGTTCTGTTCAACAACGCGATCCGCAAGCGCGTCACGGGGGAGCGCTGA
- the iolD gene encoding 3D-(3,5/4)-trihydroxycyclohexane-1,2-dione acylhydrolase (decyclizing) has product MKTVRLTAAQAMVRYIAAQMSEDGDRFIDGIWAIFGHGNVAGLGEALQQAGNQLPTWRGQNEQTMAHTAIAYAKAKKRRRAMAVTSSIGPGATNMVTAAALAHVNRLPVLLIPGDVFANRAPDPVLQQVEDFDDGTVSANDCFRPVSRYFDRIARPEQLLTALPRAFRVLTDPAACGPVTLSFCQDTQAEAFDYPESFFEPKAWRIRRPEPDSRDIADVAALIRSSNAPVLVCGGGIVYSGAEETLAAFATRHGIPVIETQAGKSALAQAHPMNFGAAGVDGAESANKLAEAADLVIGVGTRFQDFTTGSWALFKRPERKLVSINVQGYDADKHGAVGVVCDAKVCLERLSSALGDHQSGAFDPQSRLDWLAKVDAHCSARTDVPDGYLPLDAEVIGAVQRTATDRTITMCAAGTMPGALKLLWQAPQGGYHMEYGYSCMGYEIAGAMGIKLAQPDRNVVCFVGDGSYMMANSELATAVMRRVPFTVVLTDNRGFGCINRLQMGTGGAEFNNLYRSSNVEAQPDIDFVAHAAAMGAHAVKAKDIAALEAEILAARDREIPSVIVIDTDPMHGPGEAGGGHWWDVAVPEVSAREEVKAAREGYVAALKDQRAAD; this is encoded by the coding sequence ATGAAGACGGTCCGCCTCACGGCCGCACAGGCGATGGTGCGCTACATCGCGGCCCAGATGAGCGAAGACGGCGACCGCTTCATCGACGGCATCTGGGCCATCTTCGGACATGGCAACGTTGCCGGTCTCGGTGAAGCGCTGCAACAGGCGGGCAATCAGCTGCCGACCTGGCGCGGCCAGAACGAGCAGACCATGGCCCACACGGCCATTGCCTATGCCAAGGCAAAGAAACGCCGGCGGGCCATGGCGGTGACGTCGTCCATTGGCCCCGGCGCGACCAACATGGTGACGGCCGCAGCGCTTGCCCACGTGAACCGCCTGCCCGTTCTGCTGATCCCCGGCGATGTCTTTGCCAACCGGGCTCCTGATCCGGTCCTGCAGCAGGTAGAAGATTTCGACGACGGCACGGTCTCCGCGAATGACTGCTTCCGGCCGGTATCGCGCTATTTCGACCGGATTGCGCGGCCCGAGCAACTGCTCACCGCTCTGCCGCGCGCCTTCCGTGTCCTGACCGACCCCGCCGCATGCGGTCCCGTGACCCTGTCCTTCTGCCAGGACACCCAGGCCGAGGCCTTCGATTATCCGGAGAGCTTTTTCGAACCGAAGGCATGGCGCATCCGCCGCCCTGAACCGGACAGCCGCGACATCGCCGATGTTGCCGCGCTGATCAGATCGTCAAACGCACCTGTCCTCGTCTGTGGCGGCGGCATCGTCTATTCAGGGGCCGAGGAGACACTTGCCGCTTTCGCCACCCGCCACGGCATCCCGGTGATCGAAACACAGGCGGGCAAGTCCGCCCTTGCCCAGGCGCACCCGATGAATTTTGGAGCCGCCGGTGTCGACGGCGCGGAAAGTGCGAACAAGCTGGCGGAAGCCGCCGATCTCGTGATCGGTGTCGGCACCCGCTTTCAGGATTTCACCACCGGTTCCTGGGCTCTTTTCAAGCGTCCTGAAAGGAAGCTCGTTTCCATCAACGTTCAGGGATATGACGCGGACAAGCATGGCGCGGTCGGTGTTGTCTGCGATGCAAAGGTCTGCCTTGAGCGGCTGTCGTCAGCGCTGGGAGACCATCAAAGCGGTGCCTTCGATCCGCAATCCCGTCTTGACTGGCTTGCCAAAGTCGACGCCCATTGCAGTGCCAGGACAGACGTCCCCGACGGCTACCTGCCGCTCGACGCGGAGGTAATCGGCGCCGTCCAGCGCACCGCGACGGACAGGACAATCACCATGTGCGCGGCCGGTACCATGCCCGGCGCGCTGAAGCTCTTGTGGCAGGCACCGCAGGGCGGCTATCACATGGAATACGGCTATTCCTGCATGGGCTACGAGATTGCCGGCGCCATGGGCATCAAGCTCGCCCAACCGGACCGGAACGTGGTCTGCTTTGTCGGCGACGGCTCCTACATGATGGCCAATTCCGAACTGGCCACGGCGGTCATGCGGCGCGTTCCCTTCACGGTTGTCCTGACCGACAATCGCGGTTTCGGCTGCATCAACCGGCTGCAGATGGGCACCGGCGGGGCTGAGTTCAACAATCTCTACCGGAGCAGCAATGTCGAGGCGCAGCCCGACATCGACTTCGTCGCCCACGCCGCCGCGATGGGTGCACATGCGGTCAAGGCGAAGGACATTGCCGCTCTCGAGGCCGAGATCCTGGCAGCGCGCGACCGTGAGATCCCTTCGGTGATCGTGATCGACACCGACCCGATGCACGGCCCGGGCGAAGCCGGTGGCGGGCACTGGTGGGATGTCGCCGTACCCGAGGTCTCCGCACGCGAGGAGGTGAAGGCGGCACGCGAGGGCTACGTTGCCGCGCTGAAGGATCAACGGGCGGCGGATTGA
- the iolE gene encoding myo-inosose-2 dehydratase has product MILYGANPIAWANDDDQTLGAHIPTSQILSEASEIGFDGIENGHRWPDEPEELKQLLGSHGLKFISGWYSLNLLTRSVEDEKTAIQPHLDKLKHNGCRVCIACETSNTIQGSDVDISTSPVLSDAEMQAFGAKVEELAVFCADQGIDLVYHHHMGTVVETLPEIDAFMAATGPATKLLFDAGHCYFGARGEDPAPVLRKYIGRVGHFHAKNVRPAVMKDIRNNRKSFMDGVRAGVFTVPGDEEGGIDFTPLLQILKDADYRGWIVIEAEQDPEVHIPFKYQSLGLKTLKAIASELDLR; this is encoded by the coding sequence ATGATCCTTTACGGCGCAAACCCGATAGCCTGGGCCAATGACGACGACCAGACCCTCGGAGCACACATTCCGACCAGCCAGATCCTGTCCGAAGCATCGGAAATCGGATTTGACGGCATAGAGAACGGTCACCGCTGGCCGGACGAACCGGAGGAGCTGAAACAGCTGCTCGGAAGCCACGGACTGAAATTCATTTCCGGCTGGTATTCACTAAACCTGCTGACCCGGTCGGTCGAGGACGAGAAGACGGCGATCCAGCCGCACCTGGACAAGCTGAAGCACAATGGCTGCAGGGTCTGCATTGCCTGCGAGACCTCCAACACCATCCAGGGGTCGGATGTCGATATCTCCACCAGCCCGGTGCTGAGCGACGCGGAGATGCAAGCCTTCGGCGCGAAAGTTGAGGAACTCGCCGTCTTCTGTGCCGACCAGGGCATCGATCTGGTCTACCACCATCACATGGGAACGGTGGTCGAAACGTTGCCCGAGATCGATGCCTTCATGGCGGCAACCGGACCAGCGACAAAACTCCTTTTCGATGCCGGTCACTGTTACTTCGGCGCAAGGGGGGAAGACCCGGCCCCTGTTTTACGGAAATACATCGGCAGGGTCGGCCATTTTCATGCCAAGAATGTGCGCCCGGCCGTCATGAAGGACATCCGCAACAATCGCAAATCCTTCATGGATGGCGTCAGGGCGGGTGTCTTCACCGTTCCTGGTGACGAGGAAGGCGGCATCGATTTCACGCCCCTTCTTCAGATCCTGAAAGATGCGGACTACAGGGGCTGGATCGTGATAGAGGCCGAACAGGACCCCGAAGTCCACATTCCCTTCAAATATCAGAGCCTGGGGCTGAAAACGCTCAAGGCGATCGCAAGCGAGTTGGATTTGAGATGA
- a CDS encoding ATP-binding cassette domain-containing protein, producing MTQDTKFHHGDAPEFEPIIHMVDIEKHFGNIIALAGVSFDVRPGECHCLLGDNGAGKSTFIKTMSGVHRPTKGEIFFEGKPLSFATPRDAMEAGIATVFQDLAMIPLMSVTRNFFMGREPTRGRGLAKRFDVTRANEVTMEEMRKMGINLRGPDQAVGTLSGGERQTVAIARAVYFGARVLILDEPTSALGVRQTSNVLATIDKVRKQGVGVVFISHNVRHALAVGDRFTVLNRGKTLGTATRGEITPEQLQDLMAGGQEMAQLEGSLGGTV from the coding sequence ATGACCCAGGACACCAAGTTCCATCACGGCGATGCGCCGGAGTTCGAACCCATCATTCACATGGTCGACATCGAGAAGCACTTCGGCAACATCATTGCCCTGGCCGGCGTCAGTTTCGACGTGCGCCCCGGCGAGTGCCACTGCCTGCTCGGCGACAACGGCGCCGGCAAGTCGACCTTCATCAAGACCATGTCCGGCGTGCACCGGCCCACGAAAGGCGAGATCTTCTTCGAAGGCAAGCCGCTCAGCTTCGCCACCCCGCGCGATGCCATGGAGGCCGGCATTGCCACCGTGTTCCAGGATCTGGCCATGATCCCGCTGATGAGCGTGACCCGCAACTTCTTCATGGGCCGCGAGCCGACCAGGGGGCGCGGCCTGGCCAAGCGCTTCGACGTGACCCGCGCCAACGAGGTCACCATGGAGGAGATGCGCAAGATGGGCATCAACCTGCGCGGCCCGGACCAGGCGGTCGGCACCCTGTCGGGCGGCGAACGCCAGACGGTCGCCATTGCCCGCGCGGTCTATTTCGGCGCAAGGGTCCTCATCCTCGACGAGCCGACATCCGCCCTCGGCGTGCGCCAGACCTCAAACGTGCTCGCCACAATCGACAAGGTCCGCAAGCAGGGCGTCGGCGTCGTCTTCATCAGCCACAACGTCCGCCATGCCCTCGCCGTCGGCGACCGCTTCACCGTCCTCAACCGCGGCAAGACACTCGGAACCGCAACGCGCGGCGAGATCACCCCCGAACAGCTCCAGGACCTCATGGCTGGAGGACAGGAAATGGCACAACTCGAAGGTTCCCTCGGAGGAACCGTTTAG
- the iolC gene encoding 5-dehydro-2-deoxygluconokinase: MKKLDVITIGRSSVDLYGAQVGGRLEDMSSFNKYIGGSPTNMATGTARLGLKSAVITRVGDEHMGRFIREELDRHGVDTRGVVTDRERLTALVLLGIRDQEQFPLIFYRENCADMALCEDDIDPDFIASARAVVATGTHLSHPQTEAAVIKALELARENGDRTALDIDYRPNLWGLSGHGDGENRFIASEKVTEKLQSTLHLFDLIVGTEEEFHIAGGSTDTVEALRNVRKVSGATLVCKRGPMGASAFEGEIPDRLDDGVSGPGFPIEVFNVLGAGDGFMSGLLKGWITGEDWVTSLTYANACGAFAVSRHGCTPAYPSWEELQFFLKRGVKTKALRKDPELEQIHWSTNRHYIHGGDWSTMRVFAFDHRIQLEQMADEAGVTHEHIGFFKNLCLDAAQKVAGGQSGYGILCDSRLGQDALFRAAGTGLWIGHPVEWPASRPLTLEPEIGEDFGGLSEWPAEHVVKVLCFCHPDDDGGMRAQQEDVLKRLFAACRRNRLELLLEVIPSKVGPVNDDTNAQIIRRIYELGIYPDWWKLEPMTSKGAWSKACAAITENDPHTRGIVVLGLDAPEDQLAESFAQAARFQLVKGFAIGRTIFADAARGWLSGKITNEAAVEDMSNRFERLCRIWDKARDEARLGTQQGEPA, from the coding sequence GTGAAAAAGCTCGATGTCATCACCATCGGCCGGTCTTCGGTCGACCTTTACGGCGCACAGGTGGGCGGCCGGCTCGAGGACATGTCGTCCTTCAACAAGTATATCGGCGGCTCACCCACGAACATGGCAACAGGAACCGCGCGTCTCGGATTGAAGTCCGCCGTGATCACGCGTGTCGGCGATGAACACATGGGCCGGTTCATCCGCGAGGAACTGGACCGCCACGGCGTGGACACGCGCGGCGTCGTCACCGACAGGGAGCGCCTCACCGCGCTTGTTCTTCTGGGCATCCGCGACCAGGAACAGTTTCCGCTCATTTTCTACCGCGAGAACTGTGCCGACATGGCGCTGTGCGAAGACGATATCGACCCTGACTTCATTGCCTCTGCCAGGGCCGTCGTCGCGACCGGAACCCACCTGAGCCACCCGCAGACGGAAGCGGCCGTGATCAAGGCGCTTGAGCTTGCCCGCGAGAACGGTGACCGCACCGCACTTGACATCGACTACCGGCCGAATCTCTGGGGCCTGTCCGGTCACGGCGACGGCGAAAACCGCTTCATCGCGTCGGAAAAGGTGACGGAAAAACTCCAGTCGACCCTGCACCTGTTCGATCTCATCGTCGGAACGGAAGAGGAGTTTCATATCGCCGGTGGGTCGACCGATACTGTCGAGGCGCTCCGGAATGTGCGCAAGGTGTCCGGCGCGACGCTGGTCTGCAAACGGGGCCCCATGGGCGCTTCCGCATTCGAAGGCGAGATACCTGACAGGCTGGATGACGGCGTCTCCGGACCAGGCTTCCCGATCGAGGTGTTCAACGTGTTGGGCGCGGGTGACGGCTTCATGTCTGGCCTTTTGAAGGGCTGGATCACCGGAGAGGACTGGGTCACCAGCCTGACCTATGCAAACGCCTGCGGCGCCTTTGCCGTCTCCCGGCACGGATGCACGCCTGCCTATCCGAGCTGGGAGGAACTCCAGTTCTTCTTGAAGCGCGGCGTCAAGACCAAGGCCCTGCGCAAGGATCCGGAGCTGGAGCAGATCCACTGGTCGACAAACCGTCATTACATTCACGGCGGCGACTGGTCGACCATGCGCGTGTTCGCCTTCGACCACCGCATCCAGCTTGAGCAGATGGCTGACGAGGCGGGCGTCACGCATGAGCACATCGGGTTCTTCAAGAACCTGTGCCTGGACGCGGCACAGAAGGTAGCCGGTGGCCAGTCCGGCTACGGTATCCTTTGCGACAGCCGCCTTGGCCAGGACGCCTTGTTCCGCGCCGCCGGAACCGGCCTCTGGATCGGGCACCCGGTTGAATGGCCGGCCTCGCGTCCACTGACCCTGGAACCCGAAATCGGTGAAGATTTCGGCGGCCTGAGCGAGTGGCCGGCCGAACACGTGGTCAAGGTGCTGTGTTTTTGTCATCCGGACGATGACGGTGGCATGAGAGCGCAACAGGAAGATGTCCTGAAGCGCCTGTTCGCGGCCTGCCGCCGCAATCGGCTGGAATTGCTGCTCGAGGTCATTCCGTCCAAGGTCGGGCCGGTCAATGACGATACCAACGCGCAGATCATCCGCCGCATCTACGAACTCGGTATCTATCCGGACTGGTGGAAACTGGAACCGATGACCTCGAAAGGCGCCTGGTCGAAGGCCTGTGCCGCCATCACGGAAAACGATCCCCATACCCGCGGCATCGTTGTACTTGGCCTTGACGCGCCCGAAGACCAACTGGCCGAGAGCTTTGCTCAGGCAGCCCGCTTCCAGCTGGTCAAGGGATTTGCGATCGGGCGCACGATTTTCGCTGATGCTGCACGCGGCTGGCTGTCCGGAAAGATCACCAACGAAGCAGCTGTCGAAGACATGTCGAACCGCTTCGAACGCCTGTGCCGGATCTGGGACAAGGCGCGGGACGAAGCGCGTCTTGGCACCCAGCAGGGAGAACCGGCATGA
- the iolG gene encoding inositol 2-dehydrogenase, producing the protein MTVRIGLLGAGRIGKAHAKALSATEGASLVAVADVFAEAAEALAGAHGARVSTIDEIAAADDIDAVVICTPTDTHADLIEQFARVGKAVFCEKPIDLSVERVKACLATVEELGATLMIGFNRRFDPHFKAVRDAIDDGLVGDVEMVHITSRDPGPPPGTYIQVSGGIFRDMTIHDFDMARFLLGEEVSTVYATGSVLVDPEIGKLGDYDSATVVLTTGSGRQCSISNSRRATYGYDQRIEVHGSKGAVAAENQRPVGIEVATDAGFVRPPLHDFFMTRYIDAYAAEIAAFVKAIETRTPPHPSGDDGLKALLLAEAALKSVAERRSVGVDEI; encoded by the coding sequence ATGACTGTAAGAATAGGGCTGCTGGGAGCCGGCCGTATCGGCAAGGCGCATGCAAAGGCGCTGTCTGCCACCGAAGGAGCGTCGCTGGTTGCCGTTGCCGATGTTTTTGCCGAGGCTGCCGAAGCGCTGGCCGGTGCCCATGGTGCGCGTGTGAGCACGATCGATGAAATCGCCGCGGCGGACGATATCGACGCGGTGGTGATCTGCACGCCCACCGATACGCACGCAGATCTGATCGAGCAGTTTGCCAGGGTCGGCAAGGCGGTTTTCTGCGAAAAACCGATCGACCTTTCCGTGGAAAGGGTCAAGGCCTGCCTCGCGACCGTCGAGGAACTCGGGGCAACGCTGATGATCGGGTTCAACCGGCGCTTCGATCCGCATTTCAAGGCGGTTCGCGATGCGATAGACGACGGTCTCGTCGGTGATGTCGAGATGGTGCACATCACCTCGCGCGATCCGGGCCCGCCTCCCGGCACCTACATTCAGGTTTCCGGCGGGATTTTCCGGGACATGACCATTCATGATTTCGACATGGCGCGGTTTCTGCTCGGTGAGGAAGTCTCGACGGTCTACGCGACAGGCTCTGTTCTGGTGGACCCGGAGATCGGCAAGCTCGGCGACTATGACAGCGCCACGGTCGTCTTGACGACCGGGTCCGGCAGGCAGTGTTCCATCTCGAACTCGCGCCGGGCCACCTATGGATACGACCAGCGGATCGAGGTGCATGGCTCGAAGGGCGCGGTTGCTGCCGAAAACCAGCGGCCAGTCGGCATCGAAGTCGCGACGGATGCGGGTTTCGTCCGGCCGCCGCTGCATGATTTCTTCATGACCCGATACATCGATGCCTATGCTGCGGAGATTGCAGCGTTCGTCAAAGCGATCGAGACCAGGACGCCGCCGCATCCGTCAGGGGATGACGGGCTCAAAGCGCTGCTGCTCGCCGAGGCCGCGCTCAAGTCGGTGGCCGAGCGCCGTTCCGTCGGCGTCGACGAAATCTGA
- a CDS encoding sugar ABC transporter substrate-binding protein — translation MKNFVKGVVVASAMALTTPAFATDIIVVSHGQANDAFWSVVKNGVSLAAEHTGANVDYRAPETFDMVAMSQLIDAAVNQEPDGLVVSIPDGDALGPSIQRAVEAGIPVISMNSGSDVAPGLGVTLHVGQSEYDAGEAAGKKLAEMGGKKAVCVNHEVGNVALDLRCEGFTKGFGGEVSVLPTSNDPAEIEAKVSAALSSDEDVDTVMALGASTAGEPTVAAAKASGRDVNVASFDLSANFLQSIVDGDAAFAIDQQQFLQGYLPVVFLANNAAYGLMPGGNVPSGPNLVTKDKAAQVIDLSAKGIR, via the coding sequence ATGAAAAACTTCGTAAAAGGTGTGGTCGTTGCCAGTGCGATGGCTCTGACAACCCCCGCATTTGCGACGGACATCATTGTTGTGTCGCATGGTCAGGCGAATGACGCGTTCTGGTCTGTTGTGAAGAACGGTGTTTCGCTTGCGGCCGAGCACACGGGTGCGAATGTGGACTACCGGGCTCCGGAGACCTTTGACATGGTGGCGATGAGCCAGCTGATCGACGCGGCCGTGAACCAGGAGCCGGACGGGCTTGTCGTGTCCATTCCTGATGGGGATGCGCTTGGTCCGTCGATCCAGCGTGCGGTCGAGGCCGGCATTCCGGTGATCTCGATGAACTCCGGCTCCGATGTCGCCCCGGGTCTTGGCGTGACGCTTCACGTCGGCCAGTCCGAGTATGACGCGGGCGAGGCTGCCGGCAAGAAGCTCGCCGAGATGGGCGGCAAGAAGGCCGTGTGCGTGAACCACGAGGTGGGCAACGTCGCCCTTGACCTGCGCTGCGAAGGCTTCACCAAGGGCTTCGGCGGTGAGGTGAGCGTTCTGCCGACCTCCAACGATCCGGCCGAGATCGAAGCCAAGGTGTCAGCTGCCCTGTCGTCCGATGAAGACGTCGATACGGTCATGGCGCTGGGTGCCAGCACCGCCGGCGAGCCGACCGTTGCCGCTGCCAAGGCCTCCGGCCGTGACGTCAACGTGGCCTCCTTCGACCTGTCGGCGAACTTCCTGCAGTCCATTGTTGACGGCGATGCCGCCTTCGCGATCGACCAGCAGCAGTTCCTGCAGGGCTATCTGCCGGTCGTGTTCCTGGCCAACAATGCGGCCTACGGCCTGATGCCGGGCGGCAACGTTCCCTCCGGTCCGAACCTCGTCACCAAGGACAAGGCGGCCCAGGTGATCGATCTGTCCGCCAAGGGCATCCGCTAA
- a CDS encoding MurR/RpiR family transcriptional regulator — translation MSEPDPDPVSANPAPDSMDAFFRRLGSTTEKLPKRLKQFAQYIAANPDRVAVSTIAELAEGAAVQPSAVMRFCQEMGFSGFSHMQKLFRSDYSDKWPDYATRLEQLREQGSDTPSALLAEFVDVGRSSLENLMNTVDPRALQQAVDVLARAETIHLVGFRRAFPVTSYLAYAFEKMEVPAILHSGLANMNMDHLIRPNDAVIAATFAPYTELTLDIAANARQSGADIVAITDVVTSPLARLKAIQLLVAELDVGAFRALSASLCLAITLAVSVGAQRNGK, via the coding sequence ATGAGTGAGCCTGACCCCGATCCGGTATCCGCCAACCCCGCACCGGACTCGATGGATGCCTTTTTCCGGCGTTTGGGAAGCACCACGGAGAAGCTCCCGAAGCGGCTGAAGCAATTCGCGCAATACATAGCCGCCAACCCGGACCGGGTCGCCGTCTCGACAATTGCCGAACTGGCCGAAGGAGCAGCGGTGCAACCGTCTGCCGTCATGCGTTTCTGTCAGGAGATGGGGTTCTCCGGTTTCTCCCACATGCAGAAACTGTTCCGGTCCGATTATTCCGACAAATGGCCCGACTATGCAACTCGGCTGGAGCAGCTTCGTGAGCAAGGCTCCGATACGCCGTCGGCGCTTCTTGCGGAATTCGTCGATGTCGGACGCTCATCCCTGGAAAATCTGATGAACACCGTGGATCCGCGTGCGCTGCAGCAAGCCGTCGATGTACTGGCACGGGCGGAAACAATCCACCTTGTCGGATTCCGGCGTGCCTTTCCGGTCACGTCCTACCTCGCCTATGCCTTCGAAAAAATGGAAGTGCCTGCCATTCTTCATTCCGGGCTCGCCAATATGAACATGGACCACCTGATCCGGCCCAATGATGCGGTCATTGCCGCCACCTTCGCGCCCTACACGGAACTGACGCTCGACATCGCTGCAAACGCGCGCCAGTCCGGTGCGGATATCGTCGCCATTACCGACGTGGTGACCAGTCCGCTGGCGCGGCTGAAAGCCATCCAACTGCTGGTCGCCGAACTTGATGTAGGTGCCTTCCGGGCCCTTTCGGCCAGCCTTTGTCTCGCAATCACGCTCGCCGTTTCGGTCGGGGCGCAACGAAATGGAAAGTGA